The genome window CCGAGTGCGGCGCGCCGGAGCCCTCGCTGCCGGGGGAGCGCAGCCTGAACGCGATCCGGGTCAGCTTCGGCGCCGGCACGCCGCTGGAGCACGTGGACCGGTTCCTGGCCGCGGTGCGCGAGCTGGTCACCGACGGGGCGCGCTGGAACTACCGCAACGAGGGCGGCCGTTGCGTGGCGGACACCCGCCGCTGAGCGGGGCCGGGCCCGGTCAGCCGTCCAGGCCGATCGAGAACGCCGCCTCCAGGTCGTGCTGGGAGTAGGTGCGGAAGGAGATGTGGGTCTCCGTCGAGGTGACGCCGGGGACCTTGTTGAGCCGGGCCGGGATCACCTCGGCCAGGTCGTCGTGATGGCGCACCCGGACCATCGCGATCAGGTCGTACCCGCCGGTGACCGAGTACACCTCGCTCACGCCGTCGATCGCGGCGATGGCCTCGGCGATCTCGGGGATCCGGTCGACGCTGGTCTTGACGAGCACGATGGCAGTGATCACGAGGAGGCTCCTGGATTGGGGACGGGATCAGGGTATCCGGCCCGCCTGGCACCCACCCAGAGGGCCAGGAAGCCGCCGGCGAAGCCGATCACGTGGGCCAGGTAGGCGACCCCGGGCCCGGCCTGCGGGGCCTGCGGCCGCATGGCCGGCGCCGACCACCACTGCACCGCGAACCAGAGCCCCAGCACCAGCCAGGCCGGGAACCGCAGCGGCAGGAAGAGCAGCACCGGCACCAGCGCGGTGACCCGGGCCCGCGGGTAGAGCCGCAGGTACCCGCCGAGCACCCCGGCGATCGCGCCCGAGGCGCCGACCAGCGGGCGCAGCGCGGCCGGCCCGGCGTGCGCGGTCAGCGCGTACCCGTAGACCGCCAGCAGGCCGGCCGCCAGGTAGAAGAGGAGGAACCGGGCGCGGCCGAGCCGCTGCTCCACCGCCGGGCCGAAGACCTGGAGGAAGAGCATGTTGCCCAGCAGGTGCAGCCAGCCGCCGTGCACGAAGAGCGCGGTGAGGGCCGAGAGCCACGGGCGCTTGCCGGGCGTGGCGAGCAGCGGGCAGCCGGGCAGCGGCGGCGCCGCGCCGGCCAGCCGATCGGCCGTCAGCGGACGGTCGGTCAGCAGCTCGGCCGGCACCGCGCCCCAGCGCTGCTGGTAGCGCTGGGCGGCGCAGGCCCGGTCGGCCGGCCGGCTGCCGTAGGCCGGGTCCAGCCCGCTCGGCCCGGCCAGGAAGACCAGGCAGTTGACCGCGATCAGCAGGTAGGTCACCAGCGGTGCGGGGCTGCGCAGCACCTGGCGGAACGGGCTCACGGACATGCGGCGATGCATTCCGCGCGGCGGTCGCGGCGACACCGGCCGGTCCGCCGGGCGGGTGAGGTGTCCAGCAGGTGGACATCTCACGGTTCGGCGCCCGGGGGCGGATAAGCAGCCCATAAGGTGGGGGCCTGGCCGGCACCAGGGCCGGACCAGGAGCCGCCGAGAGGACCCGATTCCCATGACCGCCGTCCCCCTGCCCACGGCCGAGACCCGCTGGCGCTGCACGCTCTGCGGGAACCTGACCCGGTTCGACGTGACCCGGTCCTCGCGGGCCGTCGAGTTCATCCACCTGGACCTGGCCGGCGAGCCCAAGGTGGAGGAGCGCGAGGTGCTCAGCGAGACCGTCGAGTCGGTGCGCTGCCGCTGGTGCAACGCGGTCGACCAGGTCGAGCTGGTGTCCCGCCCGGGAGCGGGCGAAGAGGGCTGACCCGGACCGCCGCGGAGCGAGGGGTTCCGTACGTGGTGTCCGCCCAGGTGCCGCGCACGAGACAATTGTTCCGAGCGGTGTGTCAGCAGACCAGGGATCGGAGCCGAGGACGCGATGGAAGCAGCGAGTCAGGCCGCCGAGCCCGGAGTCGATGAAGCGGTCGACGACGTGGCCGACCACGCGGTCCGCGAAGCGGCGGCCGCGGCGTCCGGCGAGCCCGACGGGCAGCCGGCCGCCGAGCAGTTGGACCGGCCGCTGCCCGAGGGCGTCCGGCGCCGGGTGATCGGCCTGGCCGCCGACGCGCTCGGCGGCCTGCCGCTCGGCGACCTGCCCGCCACCCTGCGCCCGTACGCCAAGTTCACCCCCGTCCGCCGGGCCCGCTACGCCGGCACCGCGCTGGCCGCCGCGCTGGAGGCCGACCCGGTCTTCCGCTCCCGGATAGCGGACCGGCTGCGGGCCGGCCAGCCCGACCTGGTCGGCGCGCTGGAGGCCGGCCAGGTGCCCGGCGCGGCGGAGCCGCTGGACGTGGCCGCCGCCGCCTACCTGCTGCGCAGCAAGGGCTGGACCCGGCTGGTGGCGGAGGCCGGCGAGGAGGCCGAGCGCTCCGAGGTGGCGGACGCCGCCGCCGAGTCGGCCCGGCTGGTGGAGAAGCTCCAGGAGGAGCTGGCCGCCACCCGGGCCGCCGCCCGCGGCGACCTGGAGCGCCAGCGGGCCGAGGGCGAGCACGCCCGGCGGGAGTTGGAGTCGCTGCGCAAGAAGGTGCGCAGCCTGGAGGCGGACACCAAGCGGGCCCAGGCGCAGAGCCGCAAGCTGCAGGGCGAGCTGGACGCGGCCCGGGCCGCGGGGGCGGCCGAGAAGGCGGCGGCGGAGGCCGAGGGCCGGCGGCTGCGGCACCGGGTGACCGAGCTGGAGGGCGCGCTGGAGTCCGGGCGCCGCTCGGCCCGGGAGGGGCGCAGCGTGGCCGACATGCGGCTGCGGCTGCTGCTGGACACCGTGCTGCAGTCGGCCCAGGGCCTGCAGCGCGAGCTGGCCCTGCCGGTCACCCAGCTGCACCCGGCCGACCTGGTGGACGCGGTGGAGCCCGGCTCGGCCTCGCCGCACGACGTGGCCCGGCGCGGCCTGGCCGAGGACGACCCGGCGCTGCTGGACCAGCTGCTGGCGATCCCTCAGGTGCACCTGGTGGTGGACGGCTACAACGTCACCAAGACCGGCTACCCGACGCTGCCGCTGGAGCAGCAGCGGCTGCGGCTGCTCGGCGGGCTGGCGATGCTGGCGCAGCGCACCCAGGCGGAGGTGACCTGCGTCTTCGACGGGCAGGACCTGGACGTGCCGGTGATCATGGCGCCGCCGCGCGGGGTGCGGGTGCGGTTCAGCCGGACCGGGCAGACCGCCGACGAGCTGATCCGCCAGCTGGTCCGGGCCGAGCCGCAGGGCCGCCCGGTGGTGGTGGTCTCGGCCGACCGCGAGGTGGCCGACGGAGTGCGCAAGGCCGGGGCGCGCCCGGTCGCCTCGACCCTGCTGCTCAACCGGCTGGCCCGCAGCTGACGGACGGTCGGGCCGGTGCGCCACCCGTGGTGCGGTGAAGGGACGGTGAAATCCGTTCCACCGAAGGGTGTGCGTCCACCGGAGGGAGTGGCGTAGCGATGTGATGTTCAGTAGGGTCCGGCGTCAAACCTATTTTTCCGGTCACTCATCCGATCGGGTGAGACCGGCAGAAGAAGGAGCGCTCCCTTGGCGTCCCACCGCCGTCCGAAGCAGCCGAGCCGTGCACGGGTCGCCGTGCTCACCGCCGCTGCGGCCACCGCGGTCGCCATCTCGTCGCAGACCGGCGCCTGGGCCGACCCCAAGCCCTCGCTCGACGACGTCAAGGCGCAGGTCGACGGCCTCAACCAGCAGGCCGAGGCGGCCTCGGAGCAGTACGACGGCGCCAAGGAGCGCGGCGACCAGCTCCGCCAGCAGGCCTCCCAGCTGCAGGACGAGGTGGCCCGCACCCAGCAGCAGGTGACGGACCTGCAGACCGGGCTCGGCTCGGTGGCCGCGGACCAGTACCGCAACGGCGGCATCGACCCCTCGGTGCAGCTGATGCTGAACTCCAACCCGCAGACCTACCTCGACGAGACCTCCAGCATGCAGGTCGCCACCGACACCGAGACCGACGCGCTCAAGTCGCTCACCGGTGAGCAGCGCAAGCTGGACCAGGAGAAGAAGGAAGCCGCGGACACCCTGGCCGAGCTGGACCGCTCGACCCAGGAGCTGAACCAGGCCAAGCAGGACGTGCAGACCAAGCTGGCCGCCGCGCAGAAGCTGCTCAACTCGCTGAGCGCCGCCGACCGGGCCCAGCTGGCCGCCCAGGACCGTGCCTCGCGCAGCGACGTGCGCCCGCCGCTCAACCTGCCGCCGGCCGCCGGCTACGCGGGCAACGCGGTGGCCGCCGCGCTCTCCCGGCTCGGCGACAGCTACGTCTGGGGCGCCACCGGCTCCACCACCTTCGACTGCTCGGGCCTGATGCAGTGGTCCTACTCGCAGGCCGGCGTCTCGCTGCCGCGCACCTCGCAGGAGCAGGCCACCGTCGGCACCGCGGTGCCGAGCCTGGCCCAGGCCCAGCCGGGCGACCTGGTGATCTACGGCGCCGACGCGCACCACGTGGGCATGTACATCGGCAACGGCCAGGTGGTGCACGCCCCGCACACCGGTGACGTGGTGCGGATCGCCCAGGCCACCTCGATCGGCCCGATCAACACCATCCGCCGGGTCTGACCCGCCGTCGCCGCCGCTGGCCGGTCCCGCCGCTGAGGGCCGGTCAGCTCGTCCGGCGCCCCGCCGTGTGAACCGCGCCACCCGTGCGTGGACGACCTGATCACCCGTCGGTGAGGGTCATATCACGCACGGTCAAAGTTGGACCTTTCTTCCGACAAAGATTTGAACAGATCACGGATCTGTCACTAGGGTCGGCACTCGGACCACCGCGATGGCGCTCACCCGACCCGGGTGGCAGTGGGGGTCACCGCCGAGTCTGGAAGGCAGCACGGACAGTTGACTGTCCGGGGGGAACCCCTGCGGGGGCGCTGCGGACCGGAGCCGGGGAACCACGTTCCTCCGGGGTGAATCGGCGCCAGGTCGGCCGTCAGGCCGTGAGGCGTCGTAGGGCAACTTCCAGCCCGAACCCGTCAGCTCACCCGGTAGGCGGTCTAGGGAAGAAGGATTCGTGGCGTCCCATCGTCGTCCCAAGCCCGTCGGCCGTACCCGCGCGTCGATCCTGACCGCCGCTGCCGCGACCGCCGTCGCCCTCTCCACCCAGACCAGCGCGCACGCCGACCCGGCGCCCACCCTGGACCAGGTGAAGACCCAGGTCGACGACCTGAACCAGAAGGCCGAGGCGGCCGACCAGGCCTACGTCGGCGCGCAGGAGAAGCAGCAGACGCTGCAGCAGCAGGCGAGCCAGCTGCAGGACCAGGTGGCCCGGCAGCAGGACCAGGTGACGAACCTGCAGAACGGCCTGGCCGGCATGGCCGCCGACCAGTACGCGAACGGCGGGATATCCCCGACCGTCCAGCTGATGCTCAACTCGCACCCGGACACCTTCCTGAACCAGGTCGGCTCCATCAACGAGCTGAACAGCACGCAGAGCGCCACCCTCAAGGACCTCCAGCAGGAACAGCGCAAGCTGGACCAGGACAAGACGGAGACCACCGCCAAGCTGGCCGAGCTGGACGCCACCACCACCCAGCTGAAGGCCACCAAGGACGACGCGCAGGCCAAGCTGAAGGCCGCTCAGGACCTGCTGAACTCGCTGACCGAGCAGCAGCGCCAGGCGATCGCCGCCCAGGAGGCGCAGGCCGCCGCCAAGGCCCAGGCCGCCGCCCAGCAGGCCGCCGCGCAGGCCCAGAGCGCCGCCTCGCAGCAGCAGGCCGCCTCCCGGGGCAGCGGGCGCACCGACCTCGGCTCGACCGGCACGCCGTCCACGATCTCCGCGGGCAACTCGCACGCCGCCGCCGCGATCGCCGCCGCCGTCTCCAAGCTCGGCTCGCCGTACGTCTACGGCGCCACCGGCCCGAGCACCTTCGACTGCTCCGGCCTGATGCAGTGGGCCTACGCGCAGGCCGGCGTCTCGCTGCCGCGCACCTCGCAGGAGCAGGCCTCGGCCGGCACCAACATCGGCACCGACATCTCCAAGGCCCAGCCCGGTGACCTGATCATCTTCTTCGCCGACGAGTCGCACGTCGGCATGTACGTCGGCGGCGGGCAGATCATCCACGCCCCGCACACCGGCGCGGTGGTCCGCTACGAGTCCGCCACGGTGATGCAGATCGCGGCCATCGTGCGCCCCTGACGCACCACCCGACGCACCGTCGCGCAGCGCCCGACGCACCGTCGCGCAGCGCCCGACGCATCGTCAAGGAACGGCCCGGCCCCCGACTGGGGAGCCGGGCCGTTCCCGTTCTGATGTCCGATTAGGGGTCAAATATTCGTATCGGTAGGGGTTTGGACTCGTCCGTCCCGACTCGCTAACGTCGGCGCTGACCGACCGCTCTTGGTCGGTCCAGCAGCCGATTGGAGCCGTCAGCCGATGGCGATGCCGCAACGCCCGGTACTCCCGGGCCGTACCTCCCAGCAGGGCCCCAGGCGGCTCGCCCGGGTGCTGGCGGTCACCGCCGCCGCGACCACCGCGCTGGCGATAACGGCCGGCACCCCGGCCCAGGCGGCGCCCGGCGGCCGACCCGACAAGAACGAGGTCAAGGCCCAGGTCGACCAGCTCTACACGGAGGCCGAGCAGGCCGGCGAGCGCTCCACCGCCGCCGAGGAGGACGCCAAGCGGCTGCAGACCGAGGCCACCTCGCTGCAGGGCGAGGTGGCCCGGCAGCAGGACGCGCTGAACACCATGCGCACCGGCCTGTCCGGCCTGGCCGCCGCCCAGTACCGGGCCGGCGGGATGGACCCCGCGGTCCAGCTGATGCTCTCCAGCGACCCCGACGGCTACCTGGCCCGGGCCCGCACCCTGGCCCAGCTCGGCGAGGAGCGGGCCGACTCGCTGCGGGCCGTCCAGCAGCAGCAGCGCCGGTTGGACCAGCGGCGGGCCGAGGCCACCGGCAAGCTGGCCGAGCTGGAGGCGGTGCGCACCGCGCTGGCCCGGAGCAAACAGGAGGTGCAAGCCAAACTCCGCGCCGCCCAGGCGCTGCTGAACACCCTGACCGCCGCCGAGCAGGCCCAGCTGGCCGCCCAGGACGCCCGGGAGGCCGAGCAGCGGGCCACCCGCGGCACCGACCGGGTCGACCTGGGCAGCCTGCCGCCCTCCTCGGACCGGGCCGCCGTCGCGGTGGCCGCCGCGCTGAGCAGGCTCGGCTCGCCGTACGTGTACGGAGCCACCGGACCCGGTACCTTCGACTGCTCCGGTCTGATGTACTGGAGCTGGCGGCAGGCGGGAGTGACCCTGCCGCGCACCTCGCAGGCGCAGGCGTTCGGGGGGCAGCGGATCAGCCTGGCGCAGGCTCGACCGGGAGACCTGGTGATCTTCTTCAACGACATGCACCACGTCGGCATGTACCTCGGCGGGGGCACGGTCATCCACGCCCCCTACCCGGGCGCCCGGGTGCGCTACGAGAGCGTCGCGGCGATGCCGGTCGCGGCGGTGGTGCGGCCCTGAGCGCGGACCCCCACGGCTGGGAGCGCTGGGCGGGGCTTCCCGTTGACGGACACCCCGGTACGGCGAGCCGCACCGGGGTGTCCCGGCGCACCGCCCTGCTCCTGGTGGCCGGGGCGCTGACCCAGCTCTCGCTGCCGCTCGCCACCGCCCCCGCGCCCACCGCCGGACCGGACGGCACCGGACCCACCGCCGACCGGCCGGCCGACGCGCTGGCCCGGCACGCCCAGGCGCTGCGCGACGGCCCGCTGGCCGCCCTGGAACTGGCCGAGCTGGCCTACCGCCCGCTCGGCCAGGACGCCACCGGACTCACCGCCGAGCTGAGCTACCGGCTGCGCGGCTACGACGACCACCCCGCACTGCTGCGCCGCCGGCTCACCCTGGCCGGCGGGGCGGTCACCGGCGAGACGGCCGCCCCGGGCAGCGCCGCCGCGCCCTGGGACCTCGGCCCGGTGCGGCCCGTCCGGGGCGTGCACTGCCTGGTGCTCGGACCGGCCGACCCGGCCGACGTGGCCGCGCTGGCCGCGGTCGGCGACCGCGCGGTGCCCGCCGTCGACGAGGTCTGGGGGAGCGCCTGGGCCGACCGGCTGGTGCTCCAGCTGCCCGCCACCGAGCCGCAGTTCGCCCAGCTGCTGGGCGTCGACCCGGGCGCCTACCAGGGCATAGCCGCCGTCACCAGCGCCGCGGCCGGGGCACCGGTGAACACCCCGGCGGACCGGGTGATGGTCAACCCGGACGCCTTCCGGCAGCTCAGCGCGATGGGCAAGCAGGTGGTGATCACCCACGAGAGCACCCACGTGGCGACCCGGGCGGACACCCACCCGTGGACCCCGCTCTGGCTCTCCGAGGGCGCGGCGGACTGGACCGGCTACCGGGGCACCGGCCGCACCGCCCGGCAGATCGCGCCGGAACTGGCCCAGGACGTGGCGGCCGGCAAGCTGCCCACCGCGCTGCCCGCCGACGCCGACTTCGCGGCCGGCTCGGACGGGATCGCCCAGGCCTACGAACTCGCCTGGCTGGCCTGCGACCTGATCGCCCAGCAGCACGGGCAGCAGGCGCTGGTGGACTTCTACCGGGCGGTCGGCGCGGCCGGCGCCGGGGCCGGCCGGGACCAGCAGCTGGACCGGGTGCTGCAGCGGCAGTTCGGCTACGGCCTGGCCCGGTTCACCGCCGACTGGATCGCCGAGGTGCGCAGCCGGTTGGAACCCACCGGGGCCTGAGCCCCGGGCGGGCACCCCGTCAGTCGTCCAGCAGGCTCTGCTCGTAGGCGATGCCCGGGCGGACCGGGTAGGACTGCGGCTCGGCGGCCGCCAGCACCTCGGTGTCCTCGGCCGGTTCGGGGCGCGGGCCCTGGGTGGACTGCCAGAGGCGGCGGCAGGACAGGATCGTGGTGGCCACCAGCAGCAGGTTGCGGGCCGTCAGGATGCCGACGCCGACCGGCTGGCTGGACGTCACGTCCGCGAAGAACATCGGGAACTCGCCGGTGGTCAGCGCGGTGCAGACCAGCACCATGATCGCGACCGGCTTCTGGTTGCTGCCGCGCACGGTCAGGCAGACCGCGGCCAGGCCGACCAGCCAGATCATGTACTGCGGGCTGATCACCCGGCTGGTCACGGTGAAGACCAGCAGCGCGGCCAGCGCGGCGTCGTAGAGCGTGCCGGGCTGCCAGCGGCGGGCCCGCACCCGCCAGTAGAGCAGCCAGCCGAAGCCGAGCAGGGTGGCGGCCATCGAGACCTTGGAGATCACCGTGACCCAGGGCCCGAGCAGCTCGACCGAGCCGTAGTTCATCGAGACCTGGCCGTGCCAGACCCCGAACATCCGGGCGAAGTGCAGCGGCAGTGCGCCCACCGACTCCACCTCGATGCCGCGGTCGGCCTGGAAGGTGAGGAACTGGAAGGCGCCGTTCATGCCGGCGGCGATCAGGAAGGAGAGGGTGGCCACGGCGGCGGCCGCCGCCGTCCAGGACCGCCGGGTGCGGCGGCCGCGCGGGGTGCCGGCCAGCGCCAGGATCGGCCAGATCTTCACCAGCCCGCCGATGCCCAGCAGCACGCCGCCGAGCACCGGTCGGCGCAGCAGCACCAGCAGGCCGGTCACCGCGATCGCGGTGACCAGGATGTCGTAGCGGCAGTAGACCGTCGGGCCGAGCAGCGAGACGCCGGCGATCCAGACCCAGGCGCCGGCCAGCGAGCGGCCGCGGCGCAGGCCGGAGCGGACCAGCATGGCCATCGCGATCCCGTCGAAGAGCATCGCGAAGACCCAGAACGAGACCAGGTAGGACCACGGCAGCAGGCCCGGCAGCAGCATCACCAGGGCGGCGCCCGGCGGGTACTGCCAGGTCACGTCGTCCATCGGGAAGGTGCCGGTCTGCAGCACCTCGTACCAGCCGTGGTAGATCACCGAGACGTCGGTGGTCACGTCCAGGCCGCCGAGCTTGATGATGCCGGCGGTGATCAGGATCAGCAGGGTCCGGGTCACCACCCAGCTGGAGAGCACGCCCCAGAGCGCGCCCCGGCCCGGCACCGCGGCCGAGACGGCGGTCGCCCCGGGCGGTGGGGGAGCGGCCAGGGCGAGTGCGCCGCTGCCTTCGCTGCCGGTCCGGCTCTCCGGACCGTCCTGCGCCACCACCACTGAGCTCCCTCGTTGTCTCGCCGCACGTGCCTACCGGCCACCCCGCGGGCAGCGGTCGTACGCCCGTCCGTCGATAAGGACAGGCCCGGCGGAGAAACGGTTGCGCCCTGCTCATCCGTTCCCAGAGCTGGCGCGGTCGTTCCCGCCGAGACGGCATGGTGACCTATGGTACGGATCGGCGGGGGGAGAACCATGCACCCCCCTGACCGTGCGAGGCGTGGCCGTATGCCGAAGACCCTCATCGTCACCAACGACTTTCCCCCGCGCCCGGGCGGGATCCAGCGCTTCGTCCACAGCATGGCCCTGCGGCAGCCCGCCGACGAGATCGTGGTGTACGCCTCGTCCTGGCGGGACGGGGAGGAGACCGCGCGGTTCGACGCGGAGCAGCCCTTTCGGGTGATCCGCGACCCGGCCACCATGTTGCTGCCGAACCCGCGCACGGCCCGCCGGGCGGCGCGGATCCTGCGGGACGAGCGGTGCGAGGCGGTCTGGTTCGGCGCGGCCGCCCCGCTCGGCCTGCTGGCCCCCGCGCTGCGCCGGGCCGGTGCCCGGCGGCTGGTCGGCATGACCCACGGCCACGAGGCGGCCTGGGCCCAGCTGCCCGGCTCCCGGCAGATGCTGCGCAAGGTGGGCGAGGCGACCGACGCGCTCACCTACCTGGGCGAGTACACCCGGACCCGGATCGCCGGCGCGCTCGGCCCCGGCCCGGCCA of Kitasatospora viridis contains these proteins:
- a CDS encoding Lrp/AsnC family transcriptional regulator, whose product is MITAIVLVKTSVDRIPEIAEAIAAIDGVSEVYSVTGGYDLIAMVRVRHHDDLAEVIPARLNKVPGVTSTETHISFRTYSQHDLEAAFSIGLDG
- a CDS encoding rhomboid family intramembrane serine protease encodes the protein MSVSPFRQVLRSPAPLVTYLLIAVNCLVFLAGPSGLDPAYGSRPADRACAAQRYQQRWGAVPAELLTDRPLTADRLAGAAPPLPGCPLLATPGKRPWLSALTALFVHGGWLHLLGNMLFLQVFGPAVEQRLGRARFLLFYLAAGLLAVYGYALTAHAGPAALRPLVGASGAIAGVLGGYLRLYPRARVTALVPVLLFLPLRFPAWLVLGLWFAVQWWSAPAMRPQAPQAGPGVAYLAHVIGFAGGFLALWVGARRAGYPDPVPNPGASS
- a CDS encoding NYN domain-containing protein — translated: MEAASQAAEPGVDEAVDDVADHAVREAAAAASGEPDGQPAAEQLDRPLPEGVRRRVIGLAADALGGLPLGDLPATLRPYAKFTPVRRARYAGTALAAALEADPVFRSRIADRLRAGQPDLVGALEAGQVPGAAEPLDVAAAAYLLRSKGWTRLVAEAGEEAERSEVADAAAESARLVEKLQEELAATRAAARGDLERQRAEGEHARRELESLRKKVRSLEADTKRAQAQSRKLQGELDAARAAGAAEKAAAEAEGRRLRHRVTELEGALESGRRSAREGRSVADMRLRLLLDTVLQSAQGLQRELALPVTQLHPADLVDAVEPGSASPHDVARRGLAEDDPALLDQLLAIPQVHLVVDGYNVTKTGYPTLPLEQQRLRLLGGLAMLAQRTQAEVTCVFDGQDLDVPVIMAPPRGVRVRFSRTGQTADELIRQLVRAEPQGRPVVVVSADREVADGVRKAGARPVASTLLLNRLARS
- a CDS encoding C40 family peptidase, with amino-acid sequence MASHRRPKQPSRARVAVLTAAAATAVAISSQTGAWADPKPSLDDVKAQVDGLNQQAEAASEQYDGAKERGDQLRQQASQLQDEVARTQQQVTDLQTGLGSVAADQYRNGGIDPSVQLMLNSNPQTYLDETSSMQVATDTETDALKSLTGEQRKLDQEKKEAADTLAELDRSTQELNQAKQDVQTKLAAAQKLLNSLSAADRAQLAAQDRASRSDVRPPLNLPPAAGYAGNAVAAALSRLGDSYVWGATGSTTFDCSGLMQWSYSQAGVSLPRTSQEQATVGTAVPSLAQAQPGDLVIYGADAHHVGMYIGNGQVVHAPHTGDVVRIAQATSIGPINTIRRV
- a CDS encoding C40 family peptidase, which produces MASHRRPKPVGRTRASILTAAAATAVALSTQTSAHADPAPTLDQVKTQVDDLNQKAEAADQAYVGAQEKQQTLQQQASQLQDQVARQQDQVTNLQNGLAGMAADQYANGGISPTVQLMLNSHPDTFLNQVGSINELNSTQSATLKDLQQEQRKLDQDKTETTAKLAELDATTTQLKATKDDAQAKLKAAQDLLNSLTEQQRQAIAAQEAQAAAKAQAAAQQAAAQAQSAASQQQAASRGSGRTDLGSTGTPSTISAGNSHAAAAIAAAVSKLGSPYVYGATGPSTFDCSGLMQWAYAQAGVSLPRTSQEQASAGTNIGTDISKAQPGDLIIFFADESHVGMYVGGGQIIHAPHTGAVVRYESATVMQIAAIVRP
- a CDS encoding C40 family peptidase translates to MAMPQRPVLPGRTSQQGPRRLARVLAVTAAATTALAITAGTPAQAAPGGRPDKNEVKAQVDQLYTEAEQAGERSTAAEEDAKRLQTEATSLQGEVARQQDALNTMRTGLSGLAAAQYRAGGMDPAVQLMLSSDPDGYLARARTLAQLGEERADSLRAVQQQQRRLDQRRAEATGKLAELEAVRTALARSKQEVQAKLRAAQALLNTLTAAEQAQLAAQDAREAEQRATRGTDRVDLGSLPPSSDRAAVAVAAALSRLGSPYVYGATGPGTFDCSGLMYWSWRQAGVTLPRTSQAQAFGGQRISLAQARPGDLVIFFNDMHHVGMYLGGGTVIHAPYPGARVRYESVAAMPVAAVVRP
- a CDS encoding glycosyltransferase 87 family protein → MVAQDGPESRTGSEGSGALALAAPPPPGATAVSAAVPGRGALWGVLSSWVVTRTLLILITAGIIKLGGLDVTTDVSVIYHGWYEVLQTGTFPMDDVTWQYPPGAALVMLLPGLLPWSYLVSFWVFAMLFDGIAMAMLVRSGLRRGRSLAGAWVWIAGVSLLGPTVYCRYDILVTAIAVTGLLVLLRRPVLGGVLLGIGGLVKIWPILALAGTPRGRRTRRSWTAAAAAVATLSFLIAAGMNGAFQFLTFQADRGIEVESVGALPLHFARMFGVWHGQVSMNYGSVELLGPWVTVISKVSMAATLLGFGWLLYWRVRARRWQPGTLYDAALAALLVFTVTSRVISPQYMIWLVGLAAVCLTVRGSNQKPVAIMVLVCTALTTGEFPMFFADVTSSQPVGVGILTARNLLLVATTILSCRRLWQSTQGPRPEPAEDTEVLAAAEPQSYPVRPGIAYEQSLLDD